The genome window ATCGTCGCGGGATCGATCATGCCGCCGACGACCGGCGAAGGACCGCTCCATGCTCCACCGGCATCCGGCGTTCCGCCGAGCTGCGCGAAGAGTGAAGCAGGAGCATCGCTCGAGCAGAGCGTGATCGCGCCATCGGTCCCGGGATCGGGCGGTGCGTTGATCGTCACCGTCACCGTTGCTTGCTCGTCGGGGCAAGGCGCTGTGCCTGTCACGGTGTAGGTGTACACGCCCGCGAGCATCGTCGCGGGATCGATCATGCCGCCGACGACCGGCGAAGGACCGCCCCATGTTCCACCGGCATCCGGCGTTCCGCCGAGCTGCGCGAAGAGTGAAGCAGGAGCATCGCTCGAGCAGAGCGTGATCGCGCCATCGGTCCCGGGATCGGGCGGTGCGTTGATCGTCACCGTCACCGTCGCGCTCTCGTCAGGGCAGGGCGCTGTGCCTGTCACGGTGTAGGTGTACACGCCCGCGAGCATCGTCGCGGGATCGATCATGCCGCCGACGACCGGCGAAGGACCGCTCCATGTTCCACCGGCATCCGGCGTTCCGCCGAGCTGCGCGAAGAGTGAAGCAGGAGCGTCGCTCGAGCAGAGCGTGATCGCGCCATCGGTCCCGGGATCAGGCGGTGCGTTGATCGTCACCGTCACCGTTGCTTGCTCATCGGGGCAAGGCGCTGTGCCTGTCACGGTGTAGGTGTACACGCCCGCGAGCATCGTCGCGGGATCGATCATGCCGCCGACGACCGGCGAAGGACCGCTCCATGCTCCACCGGCATCCGGCGTTCCGCCGAGCTGCGCGAAGAGTGAAACAGCTGGATCTGATGAACACAGCGTGATAGCACCGCTCGTGCCGGCATTCGGGGCCTGATTAATGGCGACGGTCAGTGTGGCAATGTCATTCGGGCATGGGGCCGTGCCAATGACGGTGTAGGTGTAAACACCTGGCGGATCAACTGCTGGGTCGAGGCCGCCGCTCATCGCACCGCCTCCAGGACCTGTCCATGAACCAGTTCCATCGGGCCCACCGCCTAACTGCGCAACCATCACTACCGGCGCGCTGGTCGTGCATAGCGTAATGCTCGCGTCCAGTCCGGCGTTGGGAGGTGCGCTCTCCGAAACAGCAACGGTAGCATCAGCGTTCGGGCATGGCGCCGTTCCGTTCACCGTGTAGGTGTACACGCCAGGGTTCATCGTGGCCGGGTTGTAGTTGCCTCCAATCACCGGCGATGGCCCGGTCCAGGTGCCGCCGGGCTGCGCGTTTCCACCGAGCAGAAAGAACATCGATTGCGCAGCATCGGTGCTGCAAACAGCGAGGCTCGTCGGCGTGCCGGCATCGGGCAACGGATATACGGTCACATTCACTGTACTGCTCACCGGCGCGCCGCACGCTCCACCGCCACCCACCGTGTAGGTGTAGATGCCCGGTGGGTCGACGCCCGGGACGAACATGTTGGAATGCGCTCCGCCGCCGGGCATCGTCCACGCGCCACCAGCCGTCGGTGTTCCGCCCAATGAGGTGAAGAGGTTGATGGCTGCGCCGTTGCTGCATACGGCTACGTTCGCGCTGGTGCCGGGATCGGCTTGGTTGTCTACCGTGATCGTCATGCAATCAGTGCTCGTGCAGAGCGGGTGGCCCGCCTGGTACACGGTGACGCAGTATTGAGTGGTGCCGCCGACCGTCGCTGTTGGGTTCGCGATATTCGGATCGCTCAATCCAGCAGCAGGCGACCAGCTGTAAACGAAATTTCCGCCTGGGCAATTGGCCACGCCGCTCCAGAGCTGCCCGGTTCCGGGACCCATCGGCGACGCGTATACCACGCCGCCGCCACTGTTGAAGAGCGTGAACGACTGCTCACCGTTGTAGAGATTGCCCGCCACATAGCTCACTACAACCGTGGCGCCGGTCGTCACCGGGATGTTCACATTGGCCTGGGCCCCGTTGTTGAGCCAATAATCGTAAGGCGTGCCATTCACCGTCACGGTCACGCTGGATCCATTCGATCCCAAGCCGAACAGTCCTGTCCAGCCATCGCCGAAGCTGTCGTACAGCGAGAGCGTGTAGTTGCAATTGGTGGGGAAGCCGCCACTGGTGACCGTGGCATTGAGCTGCACCGGTGTGTTGCATGTGGTGGCATCGGGTCCCGCGTTCACCTGCGGCGCAGGAATGATGTTCACCGTCAGCGTGGTGTCGTAGTCGCATCCGAAGTTGTCGGTGACGTGATACACGTAGTTGAAGTTCCCGGCAGCCGGTGGCGTCACGCACGCCTGATTGCAGTTCGCATTCGTGCTCGTTATGCTTGGACCCGTCCAGTAGCTGCTATCGCATTGCGCGCCGTACACGGGCGTGAACGTGATCAAGTCGTCGTACAGCGAAGGATTGAAGGTGATGTCCCAGTCGCATAGGAATCCGTTGTCGCTGGCCCACATGTCGCAGACCTGGATCGTCCATGTGCCATTGAGTTGGGCGCCGATCAATCCGCTGAAGGGATTCAGGCTCTCGTAGGTGCCTGCTGGAAGGGTGCCGCCTGCATTGTCGACCCATGTTCCATTCGTCGCGGTGGGGCTCCAGCAATAGGTGAAGCACGTTCCTTGCGCGTTCGGCGTCAGGTCATTGTCAACCGGTACTCCCAGGTAGGTGGCACCGCCGCCTTGCTGGTGCATGATCACTGATTCGCCTGTCGGGGCGATCAGGCTGATGATCAGATCGCCGATGAACGAGTGCTCGATGTCGATGCAGATCGATTGCAGGTTGTTCGCGCTGGTGAAGGTCTGACCCGGTGCGAATTGCGTGAAGGTGACCGTGCTCGTGAAGCACTCACCCACATTATCAGGCAAGAAGACTCCACCGCCCGCATTCGGATTGGGGATCTCGTTCCAGGTGGTGCCTGTGACCGCTCCGTTCAGGCAAAGCGTTTCACCCACGCAGCCCGTGAGCGTCCCCGAGGTTCCTCCGAAAGTGGGAGGCGTGCCGACCAGCACGTCGAGGTCAACGAGATTGGTGCTCGCGCATCCGTTGTTGTCGAGAAGGTAGAGCTGCGCGGTATAGCCGCCAGGCTGCGCGTAGGTATGGTTCACGATGGCCGGGGCATTGTTCAGGATGGTGCCATCCCCGAAATCCCAGCGACGGCTCGCGATGTTGTTGCCCGGTGCCGCGAAGGATGCCGTGCTATTGAAGGTGATGCTCTCGCCGGGGCAGATGCGCATCGGATTGGTCGGGCCATGCGTTGCCACGGCAATTGGCCGCACACAGGGCTGGTAGCATGTGATGCTCGCGGCGAATACGCCGGTTCCCGTGTTGTTGCTTCGGAACACGATGGTGAGGCAGCCGCTGGCATTGCCTGCTGAGGCGCTCACGATCTGCCCCTGCCCTGCGTTTCCGGTCCATGTGGCCAGCACCGGAGCAGCCGTGCTGTTGCCGTCGTACACCGTCAGGAAGTCGATTGGTGCGGCGCCCGCAGTGCTCAGATTGAACGTGAGGAAGTTGAGCGAGATGGCACCGCCCGGAGCATCAGGGCATAGCGTGTAGGTGTAGTTCTCGTTGTTCGAGTAGCCGCTGGCTCCCTGACCTCCGCTGTCGAGGAATGCGCCCACGCAGGTGCTTGCCGTTCCGTTGAAGATCGGGAATGGCTGGGCGAGCGCGCTGATCGCTGCGGACGCCAAGCACGCCAGGCACAGGAATGCGCGCCTAATCAGTGCATCCAGGTGAATCCGATCGTAAAGAACCGCCATCCAGCATGCTCCATGGCCCATTGCCCGCCATCAAGCGTTGGAAAAGTATCCGTGCGATGCATACGGCCGAACGCATGGGCCCGGTATTGGACGAACCCCATCCTGTTCACGCTCAATAGGCGTGATCTGCCTTTCGGGAGCTCAGCGCAAGAGGTTCACGTGGCCGTGAATGATCCGCTTCTTCGGGGTGCTCAGTGCATGCACCTTCAGCCTGTATGGATAAACGCCTTGGGGCAGTGGGGAGCCATCCTTCGTTCCATCCCAGTGGAAATCGAGTTCGGTGGTGGAGTACACCACATGGCCCCATCGGTCGAAGACGAGCAGCTCGAAATCCTTCGGCGATAGGTCGTTACCGCTGATCCAGAAGGTCTCGTTGGGCTCCACGCCGTTCGGGGTGAAGGTGTTTGGCACCCAAACCATGAATTCGTCGTGGACATCCACCCAGGTACGGATCGTATCGGTGCAGCCCAATTCATTCGCCACCACGAGCATCACCGGGTAGGTTCCGCCAACGTCGTCCGGGAAATCCACCACGGGGTCCTGCTCCTCGCTGGTGCCGAACTCGCCGAAGTCCCACCACCAGCTCACCACGTTGGGTACGCTCTGGTCGGTGAACTGCACGCGCGGGTCGTTGATCGTTGGCGGGTGCGGCGACCAGCTCAGCAGCGCTGTGGGCACCGTGAGTGTGCGGATCATGTTGTAAGCGGTGGTGTCCGTGGCACAGCCGTTCGGCCAGGTGATGAAGAGCGAGACATTGAAGTTGCCGGCGTCCTCGTAGCTGTGGGTAACCACGGAATCATCGACCAGTTGCGCGCCATCGCCGAATTGCCAGAGCACGCTTGCGCCCTCGGTGGTGTCGCGCAACGCGAAGTTCACTGTGAAGGGCACGCAGCCGAAGGTGGTGTCCGCAGCAAGCTCGGTCACAGGCACATGCAGCACTTCGAGCCAGGCGCAGCGCGTAACGGTCGGTGTTTCGCAACCATCGCTGATGGTCACGCAGATGGTGGTGCTCTGCGGCGGCAAGGCCCACAGGCTATCGAGCAGCTGAGGCCCACTGCCCCAATCGAACTGGTAGGCGCCATCGCCCCCGCTGTAGCCCGTTGCGCGGTAGAGGACGGGCACGTTGAAACAGGTGGTATCGTCGATCAGTGGATCCAGCGTGAAGGCCGGGCGCACGTCGATGGTGGCGCTCACCGGACCGAGGATGCAACCGTTCGCATCGGTGGCGATGACCGAATATTCCGTGGTGTCAGAAGGGCTCACGCCGTGCGGGCCAGCACCCGAGGCGCCGTGGCTCCATTGGTAATTGATGGTGCCGGTGCCGCCGAAGGCCGATGCGCTAATGAGTCCTGTCCCCGTGAGGCAGATCAGCGTGTCTTGCGGCACGGCACCCCATTCGAGCGGCGGCGGTTCGGTGATCGTTGCCGTCAGCGTATCCAGGCAACCGTTGCCTTGCGGCCCTTCGCTGATGAAAGCCGTGTACGTGCCAGCTGCTGCTGTCAGGAGGTCGCCATTGGACCCGTTCGTGGCCTGCACGGTGGCGCCGGAGGCATCCACCCACAGGTAGTTCCAAGGGCCGCCCAAGCCGGTCGTGATCAATTCAATGCTGCCCGTGCCCGCGTTGCATGCCACATGCACCAAGATGCTGTCGTTCTCCAGGAAGGAGGGTGGAATCACATCAACGGTGTCGCTTCCGAAGCACCAAGGCTGACCGAACGGGTGCGCGATCACCACAAAGGTGGTCGGCTGTGTGATCTGCGCGGTCACGTTCGGCGAATTCGGGGAATCCACGCCCGTTGCCGGAGTCCATTGCCAGGTCACTGGTCCCGCACCAGGCCCGCAATTACCCGCTCCAGCCCACAACTGGCCCGTGGCCGGGCCTTGGGGCGAATCGTAGAGGATCGTGCCATCGTAACCGAGCAATTCGAACGAGTTCTCATTGTTCCAGATGGTGCCCGCCTGATAGTAGATCGAAATGCTCGCGCCAACAGGAATGAGGAGAGAGACCGTGATCTGATTGGGGCCAGGGGCCACCGTGTAGGATGTGGTCGCGCCATTGATGGTCACCTGCACATTCGCCCCGCCATTCCATCCGTCGCCGAAGGATTCGTTGAGGACCAAGGTGTAATTGCACGTGGGTGGAGGAGGCGCGTAGGCCACGATCGATGCGTCGATGGTGGCAGGTTCGCTGCAGCTCGATCCCAGTGTGACGATGGCTTCCACCTCCGGTGCGTTGGTGACGGTTACCGTGATCGCAGTGTCATAGGAACAGCCGAAATCATCCGTCACGGTGAAGGTGTAGTCATAGGTGCCCGGCACGGTCGGCGTGATGCTCGCTTGGAATGGGTCGTTCGGATTGGGCACCACGCCCGGCCCCGTCCATGCACCATCCGTGATCACGGGCGTGAAATCGATGAGGTCGGGGTATAAGGCCGGGTTGAAATTGATATTCCAGGAGCAGAGGAATCCGTTGTCGATGGCCCACAGGTCGGAGACGCTGAAGGTCCAAGTGCCATTCAAAGGGCAGCCCACCAGGTTGTTCAAAGGCTGCACGCTGCTGTATGTGCCGGGAATGAGGGCATTGTTCGTTGGGGTGCCGCCGGGCATCACGTTCGGTGAGGCTCCAAAGGCGGCGCTCTGTGCGAAGGTTCCGAGGGTGGCGGTCGGGCTCCAGCAATAGTTCCAGCAGGTGCCGGGCATCGGATTGGCAGCGTTGTCCGTGTCGTTGGCTCCGCCGAGGTAGGTGCCACCGCCGCCCTGTTGGTGCAGCACCGTTGATTGGCCGCTCGGACAGGTGATGCTGATCACCAGGTCGCCCATGAAACTGTGCTCCATGTCCACGCAAACGCTCCATAGGTCGTTGACCGATGTGAGCGTAGTGCCCGGCGGGAACGATGTGTAGGTGAGCTGGCTCGAGAATGTCTGACCGACGTTGTCCGGCAGGTAAACACCAGCACCGAAATCCACGCTTGGCAAGGCGGTCCATGTAACAGGCGAAGCCGTACCGTATAGATCCACCGTGCCCCCTTGGCAAACCGACAGGCTTTCAGTAGTGCCGGCGAACACTGGAGTGGTGCCCACGAATACTTGAAGGTCCACGGTCTGCGTATTCGAACAGCCGTTGTCGTCAGTAACCGTTAGCTGCGCTATGTAAGCACCGGGTGTTCCGAAAGAATGCGTCACCACGGGGGTGGAGGCGGTAGTGCCATCGCCGAGGTCCCATTCGTATTGGACCAGATTGAATCCGGGCTGTGCAAAGGACCCGGAACCGTCGAAGGTGAGCACTTCATCGGGACAGACGAGCGCTGGCAAAGGCTCGCCGACGGTTGCCACGGCCATGGGAGGAAAGCAAGGTGTCACGCAGGTTATGGTGGCGGCGAATACTCCTGTGCCGACTTCATTCGATTGGAATACCAGCGTGAGGCACCCGGATGCATTACCCGGTGAAGCGGATACGACTACACCCTGCAGCCCTGTCTCGGTCCAGATGCCGAGCAGTGGCGAAGCCACCCCCGGACCATCGTAGATGGCGAGATTATCCAAAGGCCCGGCGCCAGCTGCACTGAGGTCGAAAGTGATGAAGCTGAGGTGGATGCTCTGGCCCGGGGTATCCGGACAAATCGTCGCCGTGAAGTTCTCGTTGTCGCCATACCCCGTAGCTCCTTGGCCACCGCTATCGAGCAAGCCGCCCGTACAGGTGGTGATGGCCCCGTCGGCTATGGTATAGATCTGACCGTGCGAGTAACCTGTTGCAAGAAGGCCAAGGCCAAGGGCGAATCTTGGCAGGTGACGCTGTAGCAGCGCATTAAGGGGGAGGATGGGCATTGCGAATGATCCGCAAGATCGCGATTACCCGCATGTGACGCAGCCCCCCGTTCCCTCGGCGCCTTGGATGGCTGAACTTGGGCTGAAAAGCGAGCGGCGCCCCGGTAACCGGGGCGCCGCCGAAGAAACCTGCTTCGCGCCGCGTTATTTGATCAGCGTCACATGGCCCATGAGCTCCTTGCGGGTCTCGCTGTCCTTTATCTCGTAGGTGATCCGGTAGGCGTACACATCGGTCTTCAGGGCCTTGCCGTTGTTGTTGGCAGCGCCATTCCAGAAGTTCTTGTAGTCGTCGGTTTGGAACACCACCTGGCCCCAGCGGTCGAAGACCTTCAGCTCGAAGGTCGTGATCGCGTCGATGTTCGTGCTCATGCCCCAAGTCTCATTGATATCGTCGCCGTCGGGGGAGAATGAGTTGGGCACATAAACGAACAGCACATCGTCGATGACCACCGTATGGCAGATGGTATCGGCGCAGAGATTCTCGTTGAAGGCCACCATGCACACCTCATATTGGCCGGGCTCGCGGTTGTTGAATTCGAAGAATGGCGACGGGTCGTTGGTTGTCATCAACCCTGCGATGTCCCACCAATAGGTCTCCGCTCCGGTGCTGGTATTGCCGAACCAGATCCGCGGGTCATTCACATTGGCGGGAATCGGATTCCAGACGAAGTCCGCCACTACGGGTGGCGGCCCCTGCACGAATCCGAAGCCAGCGGCCAAGCAGCCGGCTGCATCCTGTATCCGGATGGGGTAGTACTGTTCACAGGCTCCGGTGAGCAGCGGCTCGGGCTGCCAATTCTGCCCGTCGTCGAAGCTGTAGAGCACGGCCTGGGTGTCGTACACCTCAACCTCGCCATCGCAATAGCCGGAACACGTAACGGGCCGCACCACCACGCTATCAATCACTAATTGCGGGGGCTCGCCGATGAGGAACTCACTCGTTCCTGTGCAGCCGTTGTCATCGGTGACGGTGAGCGAGTAGGTGCCCGCGCAAAGGCTGGTGATGCTATTCACGCCCAAGCCCGCTTGGCCAGTGCTCCACGCGAAGCCGAAGTCTCCGGCCGCCCCAGTGTTGCCTCCAGCAACGGCCGCGCTCGCTGTCCCATCGCAGTACGTGTAGCAGATGGCATCGGTGGGGGTGAAGTCGATGACGATGGTGTCGGTGAACGTGAGCTGAACGCTGTCGATCAGGTAGCAGAAAGCACCATCGTCCTCGATCCAATAGAACCAGTGCGTTCCGCCCATGCCGGGTTGCACGGTCACTGTGGTCTGCGTAGCGTTGGCATCAGCGAAGACCGCACCTGCAGGACCGCTCCATACGCCGACTCCGGTGTTGCCAGGAGAAACGGAAAGCCCGTTGGTGAGGTCGCAGGAGTATCCGCCGGGTCCCATCACCACAATGCCGCAGCAAGACGGGTCGTCCGCAGGGATCACGGTGATGTCGAGCTGCGCGGTGGCTTGGCAACCGGCCGCGCTGGTCACGGTGTAGGTGAATAGCTCCGAGGCCTCCCAGGTGGGGTCGAACTGGTCATCGACCACAGCCCCAACCGAGTTGGTCCACTCGCCGCCGGGATCCGGTGTGCCTAAGAGTGAGTCGTTCATGAAGAACACCGCTTCATTGGCGCAGATCGTGACCGCGTTGTCCTGTCCGGCGTCAATGCTTGGGTCAGGCGCTACGAGCACACTGTCCATCACCGCGCACGCCGGTGACCCCAAGGGATAGGAAGTCAGATAATACCAGGTGGCTTGCGTTGTGAATACGTTAGTGGTGGGGTCGCTGGGGTCATCCAAGCCATCCGTAGGTGACCATTCCCAGACGATCGGGCTGGTACCGCCTCCGCAAACGATCACACCGCTGTACGAAACGCCGGTCAGAGGTCCCTGGCCAGAGGCATAGACCTGCACGCCCATGTCGTTGGTGAGGATGAAGGAGTTCTCGTTGTTCCAGATCGACCCAGCGGTGTATGTCAGCGTGATGCTCTGGCCAGTGCTCACATTCAGCGGGATGATCTGCTGAAGGGTTCCAGCTGTGCTGATGGCGTAGTTCGTGACCACCCCGTCAATGCTCACTGCCAAGGTCGCTCCACCGTTCCAGGTATCGCCGAACGTCTCGTTCAGCTGCAGTTGCCACACGCAATTGGTGGGCGGCCCGTTGGCCACCACAGCTCCTGCCATGGGCTCCGGGTCGTTGCAGAGGATGATGTCCGGCCCCGCATCGATCTCCATCTGAGGCGCCACGGTCACTGTTACGGTGGTGTCGTAGGTGCACCCGAAATTGTCGATGGCCGTGAGGGTATAGTTGTAGGTGCCTGCGCCTGTCGGTGTAGCGGTGGCCGTGAGCGGATCGTTGGGGTTGAGCGTGATGAAAGGACCGCTCCAGAAGACGGAATCAGAAACTGACGTGTTGATCACCGGTGTGAACTGGGTCACATCAGGAATGATGGCAGGATTGAAGTTGAGCTCCCAGCTGCACAGGAAGCCATTATCAGCGCCCCATAGGTCAAGCGAAGTGAAGGTCCATGTGCCGTTGAGCGGGCAGTTCTGCAGGTTGCTCCACGGTTGGACCGGGGTATAGGTGCCTGGAATGAGCGCGTTGTTCGGAGGCGTGCCGCCATTCATGACGTTGGGCGTGGCTCCGAAGGCTGCGCACTGGGCGAAGGTCCCCAGGGTTGCGGTCGGGCTCCAGCAATACTCCCAACATGTTCCTGCAATCGGATTGGCGTTGCTGTCACCATCATTGGCACCACCGATGTAGGTGCCGCCGCCGCCTTGTTGGTGCAAGATGATCACTTGCCCGTTGGGGCAGGTCACGGAAAGGACCAAGTCTCCTGTGAAACTGTGTTCCATGCTCACGCAAATGGTCTGAAGGTCATTCGCGTTCGTGAGCATCTGGCCGGGATCGAACTGCGTGAATTCGATTTCGCTGGTGAAGGGTGTTCCTACATCATCGGGCAGGTAAACGCCATCTCCGAAGTTGGCTTCCGGTATGCCGGTCCATGTGATCGGGGTGACCATGCCGGTCAGGTCAACCGTGGCGCCCAAGCACGTCTCCAAGCTTTCCATGGTACCCATGAAGCTCGGAGTAGTGCTCACGAGGATCTGGAGGTCAACCACGTTGCTGTTCACGCAATCGTTGTCGTCAACGAGATTCAGCTGCACGATGTATTCTCCCGGGACGGTGTAAGAATGGCTGGCTGTAGGGCCCGTGGCGGTAGTGCCGTCGTCAAAGACCCATGTGTAGCTCACGATGTTGAAGCCGGCGGCGGCGAAGGAAGCAGAGCCATCGAAGTCGATCACTTCACCTTGGCAGACCAATGCAGGACCCGGCTCGCTCATGGTGGCCACGGCCTCTGGACGATCGCATGGCGTGAAGCAGGTGATGCTGGCCGCAAAATCACCGACCCCCGTTCCGTTCGAATTGAATCGAACCGTGAGGCAGCCGGTGG of Flavobacteriales bacterium contains these proteins:
- a CDS encoding PKD domain-containing protein, with product MPILPLNALLQRHLPRFALGLGLLATGYSHGQIYTIADGAITTCTGGLLDSGGQGATGYGDNENFTATICPDTPGQSIHLSFITFDLSAAGAGPLDNLAIYDGPGVASPLLGIWTETGLQGVVVSASPGNASGCLTLVFQSNEVGTGVFAATITCVTPCFPPMAVATVGEPLPALVCPDEVLTFDGSGSFAQPGFNLVQYEWDLGDGTTASTPVVTHSFGTPGAYIAQLTVTDDNGCSNTQTVDLQVFVGTTPVFAGTTESLSVCQGGTVDLYGTASPVTWTALPSVDFGAGVYLPDNVGQTFSSQLTYTSFPPGTTLTSVNDLWSVCVDMEHSFMGDLVISITCPSGQSTVLHQQGGGGTYLGGANDTDNAANPMPGTCWNYCWSPTATLGTFAQSAAFGASPNVMPGGTPTNNALIPGTYSSVQPLNNLVGCPLNGTWTFSVSDLWAIDNGFLCSWNINFNPALYPDLIDFTPVITDGAWTGPGVVPNPNDPFQASITPTVPGTYDYTFTVTDDFGCSYDTAITVTVTNAPEVEAIVTLGSSCSEPATIDASIVAYAPPPPTCNYTLVLNESFGDGWNGGANVQVTINGATTSYTVAPGPNQITVSLLIPVGASISIYYQAGTIWNNENSFELLGYDGTILYDSPQGPATGQLWAGAGNCGPGAGPVTWQWTPATGVDSPNSPNVTAQITQPTTFVVIAHPFGQPWCFGSDTVDVIPPSFLENDSILVHVACNAGTGSIELITTGLGGPWNYLWVDASGATVQATNGSNGDLLTAAAGTYTAFISEGPQGNGCLDTLTATITEPPPLEWGAVPQDTLICLTGTGLISASAFGGTGTINYQWSHGASGAGPHGVSPSDTTEYSVIATDANGCILGPVSATIDVRPAFTLDPLIDDTTCFNVPVLYRATGYSGGDGAYQFDWGSGPQLLDSLWALPPQSTTICVTISDGCETPTVTRCAWLEVLHVPVTELAADTTFGCVPFTVNFALRDTTEGASVLWQFGDGAQLVDDSVVTHSYEDAGNFNVSLFITWPNGCATDTTAYNMIRTLTVPTALLSWSPHPPTINDPRVQFTDQSVPNVVSWWWDFGEFGTSEEQDPVVDFPDDVGGTYPVMLVVANELGCTDTIRTWVDVHDEFMVWVPNTFTPNGVEPNETFWISGNDLSPKDFELLVFDRWGHVVYSTTELDFHWDGTKDGSPLPQGVYPYRLKVHALSTPKKRIIHGHVNLLR
- a CDS encoding gliding motility-associated C-terminal domain-containing protein, with translation MQRLLYTLFLPVATLLVANSASGQQFSITAGSITTCAGVLEDSGGPAASYGTNENFTVVICPDQPGDGISLTWAVFNLDQSGANNTWDAISIWDGDNTGATFLGNYSGGALLGLVVSATTFNPTGCLTVRFNSNGTGVGDFAASITCFTPCDRPEAVATMSEPGPALVCQGEVIDFDGSASFAAAGFNIVSYTWVFDDGTTATGPTASHSYTVPGEYIVQLNLVDDNDCVNSNVVDLQILVSTTPSFMGTMESLETCLGATVDLTGMVTPITWTGIPEANFGDGVYLPDDVGTPFTSEIEFTQFDPGQMLTNANDLQTICVSMEHSFTGDLVLSVTCPNGQVIILHQQGGGGTYIGGANDGDSNANPIAGTCWEYCWSPTATLGTFAQCAAFGATPNVMNGGTPPNNALIPGTYTPVQPWSNLQNCPLNGTWTFTSLDLWGADNGFLCSWELNFNPAIIPDVTQFTPVINTSVSDSVFWSGPFITLNPNDPLTATATPTGAGTYNYTLTAIDNFGCTYDTTVTVTVAPQMEIDAGPDIILCNDPEPMAGAVVANGPPTNCVWQLQLNETFGDTWNGGATLAVSIDGVVTNYAISTAGTLQQIIPLNVSTGQSITLTYTAGSIWNNENSFILTNDMGVQVYASGQGPLTGVSYSGVIVCGGGTSPIVWEWSPTDGLDDPSDPTTNVFTTQATWYYLTSYPLGSPACAVMDSVLVAPDPSIDAGQDNAVTICANEAVFFMNDSLLGTPDPGGEWTNSVGAVVDDQFDPTWEASELFTYTVTSAAGCQATAQLDITVIPADDPSCCGIVVMGPGGYSCDLTNGLSVSPGNTGVGVWSGPAGAVFADANATQTTVTVQPGMGGTHWFYWIEDDGAFCYLIDSVQLTFTDTIVIDFTPTDAICYTYCDGTASAAVAGGNTGAAGDFGFAWSTGQAGLGVNSITSLCAGTYSLTVTDDNGCTGTSEFLIGEPPQLVIDSVVVRPVTCSGYCDGEVEVYDTQAVLYSFDDGQNWQPEPLLTGACEQYYPIRIQDAAGCLAAGFGFVQGPPPVVADFVWNPIPANVNDPRIWFGNTSTGAETYWWDIAGLMTTNDPSPFFEFNNREPGQYEVCMVAFNENLCADTICHTVVIDDVLFVYVPNSFSPDGDDINETWGMSTNIDAITTFELKVFDRWGQVVFQTDDYKNFWNGAANNNGKALKTDVYAYRITYEIKDSETRKELMGHVTLIK